The following is a genomic window from Spirosoma foliorum.
CGGAAGAACTGGATGCCATGCGCAAGCAGCTTGAAGAAGCCAATGCTCCTGCCGCGCAATACAATGCCATTACCCGGACAAAAATGCGCAACTCATTGACCATGAAACCCGATGAGGTTCGCGCCCGTATCGATGCTGGTGAACCACACGTAATTCGCCTGAAAACACCCCGCAAAGAAGAAGTTCGGCTGAATGACCTCATCCGGGGTTGGGTTAATGTGCACTCATCGGCCATTGATGATAAGGTATTATTGAAATCGGATGGGTTACCAACCTATCACCTAGCTAACATTGTGGATGATCACCTGATGGGCATTACGCACGTAATTCGGGGTGAAGAGTGGTTGCCTTCGGCCCCGCTCCATGTGTTGCTGTATCGGTACTTAGGTTGGGAAGACACCATGCCCCAGTTTGCCCACTTGCCCTTATTGCTTAAGCCTGAAGGCAACGGCAAACTCAGTAAGCGTGACGCTGATCTGGGCGGCTTCCCAATTTTTCCGCTGCAATGGACTGACCCCAATACAGGACAGGTGGCAAAAGGTTTCCGTGAAGATGGTTATCTACCCGAAGCCACGATCAACTTCCTGGCCTTACTTGGCTGGAACCCTGGCACTGAGCAGGAACTCTTCACAATGGACGAACTGATTGCTAGTTTCGACATTGCGCAGGTTCATAAAGCGGGAGCGCGGTTCGATATCCAAAAGGCGCAGTGGTTCAACCATCAGTACATTCGCCAACGTTCAGATGCGGATCTGGCCCCCACGGTTCAGCAGCAGGCCGAAGCCGCTGGCTTTGTTTGTTCGGTTGAAAAAGCAGAGAAGATCGTAGCGCTGTTGAAAGGTCGTGTCAATTTTGCTCACGAGATTTTTACGGAGGCTGGCACCATTTTCAACGCACCAACTTCGTATGATGAAGCCATTGCTACGGCGAAATGGAATGATGATGCCGTTCGGGCAGTAACCGCTTTCCGCGACGCGCTTCAATCATTTGAGGGCGACTTCCTGGCTGATACTATCAAACACACCCTGTCGGATGCCATGCAACAGGCAGGCATTAAGCAGGGAAAAATCATGCAGGCTATGCGACTGGCGCTCACCGGCTTAGGCGCTGGTCCCGACCTGATGCTGACGATGGAAATCATCGGCAAAGATGAGACGGTAGGGCGGCTGGAGAAGGCGTTGGAGACATTGAAAGTGAATGTATGATGTCAGATATATGATGTATGTTTAAGTGACCAAATTACCCACCTAAACATACATCATACCAGATGAGTCAAAAAACGAATATTACGAAAGACAAAAGCTTTGCGTTTGCCATACGCATAATTAGGCTAGAGCAATACCTCCGAAAAACCAAGAGAGAAACCGTTTTAAGTAAGCAATTGCTGCGAAGTGGAACCTCAGTAGGAGCAAATATCCGCGAAGGCTATAATGCGGAATCAGACGCCGATTTTATTCACAAGTTTGGGATTGCTCAGAAAGAATGCGACGAAACATGTTATTGGCTAGAGTTGTTAAACGCAACAGACTATCTTGACGAAAAACAATTCCATTCCATATATGCTGATGCCGAAGCACTTCTTAAAATCATCAAGAGTATTATCTTGACCAAGAAACAAAATCGCGTTTAAGCCATACATCATATATCCCTTAATCATGGCAAAGAAAAAAACGAATCCCGATGAAAACGATAAACCTCGCGTTCATAAAGAACTCGAAGGTTTCGACATTCAGATTAACTCATTCGGCGAAATCACGACGAGTTTCGATATCGACCGGATCAATCAGTTTCTGAACAAAACCGTTGATGATAAAAAACTTCGCCATCGCACAGATCTGAATCTGAAAGGCGATTCCACGCCGGATGATCAAGAACCTGATGAGAAAGAGGATGAGGATGATCGACTCTTCGATGAGACAGATAACGATCTGCCCGACGACATTAACCAGCGCTAAAAGCCCGACCTGCCAAAATGCCCGGTCGGGCTTTTTTTGTGCCGTTTATCAGAAAAACTATTCGTGAATTGCGGGGGTTTGTGTAGTTTTCCTTTACAAATAACCACTAACAACGCTCAGTATGTACTCTCACGAAATCGACTACAAAATCATTGGTGAAGACATCCAAATTGTAGAAATCGAACTCGACCCCAACGAAACCGTTATTGCCGAAGCTGGCTCCATGTTGTTTATGGAAGACGGTATCACCTTCGAAACCAAAATGGGGGATGGTTCGCAACCCGATCAGGGTTTTCTGGGAAAACTCCTTCAGGCTGGGTCGCGTATGGTTATGGGCGAATCGTTGTTCATGACACATTTCACGAACCGGGGTGTTGGGAAACGTAAAGTTGCTTTTTCGGCTCCCTATCCGGGTACGGTTATGCCCGTCAATCTGGCAAATGTATATGGTAATACACTCATCGTTCAGAAAGATGCTTTCCTGTGTGCAGCCCTTGGCACAAAATTGAGTATTCAATTTAACCAACGACTGGGCGCGGGTTTCTTCGGTGGCGAAGGCTTCATCCTCGAAAAAATACAAGGTGATGGCATGGCATTCATTCATGCCGGTGGCGTTGTGATTGAACGAACCCTCAATAACGAAACGCTACGGGTCGATACGGGTTGCGTTGTTGGTTTCGAACCAAGTATCAACTTCGATATTCAGCGGGCAGGTGGCCTGCGTAGTATGGTATTCGGTGGCGAAGGCTTGTTCCTGGCTACTTTACGCGGTACGGGTAAAGTCTGGATTCAGTCGATGCCGATTTCTAAGCTGGTTCAGCGGTTATCGCCGGGCAGCGCACAAAGCCATAAAGAAGGCGGCTCTGTGTTAGGTCAGTTGGGTAATCTGTTTGAGGATTAGTCTGAACCGGGATTTGTTTGATTTGACTGATTTTCTTGAATGTCCCGGCAGTCAAATATTATTTGACTGCCGGGACATTTTCTCTCAAAATCATGTTAATCACTAAAATCTGATAAATCCCGGTTCAGAAATATGGAAGTTATTTGCACTAACGACAATTTTGCAGCCCCTGTACTGGCGTTTTACGCGGAGTTTGGCGTACAAACCCCTAAACGCGATAAAATGTATACGGTTCGTCAGGTAAAACGGCATACTACCGGCGAAACGGGTATTTTATTGAACGAGATTAAGAATCCCGACGTGCCCGTAAAACATCCGGTTATGGGTGAAGTCTGGTTTGAACCCACGTTCAACATCAATCGGTTTGCAACATTGATGGGCCAGCCTGTACGGCAGGAAGAACTAGAAGACGTAAACGTCTGATTTATAACCCGAATTACATCAACGCAAAAGCCCAGCACCAAAACGCCGGGCTTTTGCGTTGTTATGTCATCTGATTGATTGTCACTACGACAACCAGACTGTTTCTCATTCATGCTTAGGTATTCACTCGCTCTTTTTATTGGTCTGGTATTGGCTGCCTGTGGCAGTAATTCAGCCGACAATTATGTTCCGAAACCAAAGGGATTCCCTCGTTTCGACTTGCCCACACCAAGCTACAAACTCCTCGAGGCCACGCATCCCTATCAGTTCGAATATAACAGCATTGCCCGAATTTTACCGGATACCTTTGCCAAAGCAGAACGAGACTGGATTTTCATTAATTACCCAGCGTACCATGCCAGTGTCCAGTTAACCTATAAACCTGTCAATAATGACGTAAATCGCTTGCGGGCTATGCTTGACGATTCGTACAAACTCGCGGCTCGGCACAACATAAAAGCCTATGCGATTGAAGAGAAAAAACTCCGCTTAAAGTCAGGATTGGAAGCAAGCGTTATTGACCTGTCGGGCGAGGTGCCCAGCCAGGTGCAGTTTATCACGACGGATTCAACGAAGCATTTCTTACGCGGAGCACTGTACTTCAACACCGCAACTGAAAACGACTCACTGCAACCCGTTATTCAATATATTCGCAAAGACATATTGCATCTGTTGAACACCCTGAAATGGAGAAAGTAAATTGATTTACGATGAGCGAATTACGATTTACGATTTGCCGGACATTGATCCTGGCTTTATTTGCGCTTTCAGCGGCTAATGCGCAAACCAGGAAACCCGCAGTTAAGGCTCCCCCTAAACCTGCTGCCGTAGCGACTAAATCGCCGGGACAGCTCATCTACGAGCAAAACTGCCTGACCTGTCACCAAACAAATGGCTCTGGCGTACCGAATCTAAACCCACCTCTACGTGGTACCGATTGGGTCCTAGGCGACAAAACCCGACTCATCAATGTATTGCTGAAAGGCTTACAAGGCCAGGAGATTGAAGGGGATATGTACGACAATGCTATGCCTGCTCATGACTTTCTAACCGACGTTCAAATTGCTGACGTATTGACCTACATACGAAGCAGTTTTGGCAACAAGGCCGACGCTATTACAGCCGATGAAGTTAAGACCGCACGGGGGAAATAGTTTTTCTGTTTCAGGTTCACGGTTCCAGCCAATAAACTTGAAACCTTGAACCTGAAACAAACTCTTACGTTTGAATCACGCCCACCGAGAAAGATTTCGTGATAGGCGCATGGTTGGCTGCGGCAATCCCTTCGGAGAGAATTTGTCGGGTTTGAAGCGGGTCAATAACGGCATCGACCCAAAGACGTGCAGCTGCGTAGTAAGGCGATAGTTGCGCGTTGTATTGGTCTGTAATCTTGGTCAACTGAGCCTGTTCTTCCTCAGGTGTCATGGGTTGGCCTTTCGCTTTCTGAGCTGCTACCTGAATTTGAAGTAGTGTTTTAGCAGCCGATGCTCCACTCATAACAGCCATTTTCGCCGTAGGCCAGGCAAGCATCAGGCGTGGGTCATACGCTTTCCCACACATGGCATAATTGCCCGCGCCATACGAGTTTCCGATAACAACTGTAAACTTCGGCACTACAGAATTAGCCATAGCACTCACCATTTTGGCACCGTCCTTAATAATACCGCCCTGTTCGGCGCGGCTACCGACCATAAAGCCCGAAACGTCCTGCAAAAACACTAAGGGAATCCGCTTCTGGTTGCAATTCATAATAAATCGGGCTGCTTTATCGGCAGCATCGCCGTAAATAACCCCACCCATCTGCATTTCGACGGGCTGCCCCGCTCGACCTTTAGCCTTTACTACTTTACGCTGATTCGCTACGATTCCCACGGCCCACCCATCGATTCGAGCATAACCGCACAAGAGTGATTGACCGTAACCGGGTTTATACGCATCGAACTCCGAGTTATCCACAAGTCTATCCACAATTTCCTGCATATCGTAAGGTTTTACACGATCGGAAGGTAAAATCTGGTAGATTTCTTCAGGATCTTTAGCGGGAAGAGCTGGTGTAACGCGATTGAAACCTGCCGTTTCGTGATGGCCAAGTTTATCGAAAATTCGCTTGATCGCATCCAGGCAACTTTTGTCATCTGGGTACTTGTTATCGACAACTCCAGAAATATCGGTATGGGTCGTAGCGCCACCAAGGGTTTCCGCATCGACATCTTCGCCAATAGACGCTTTTACCAGATAGGGTCCAGCCAGAAAAATAGAGCCAGTTCCCTCAACTATCAACGCTTCGTCAGACATGATGGGCAAGTAAGCGCCACCCGCCACACAACTGCCCATTATGGCCGCCACCTGCAAAATACCCATTGCCGAGAGGTGGGCGTTGTTGCGGAATGTCCGCCCAAAGTGTTCCTTATCGGCGAAAACCTCATCCTGCAAGGGCAGATAAACACCAGCGCTGTCAACAAGATAGATAATCGGCAGGTGATTCTCCATCGCTATTTCCTGCGCGCGGAGGTTCTTCTTCGCCGTAATTGGAAACCAGGCCCCGGCTTTTACCGTAGCATCGTTAGCTACAATAACACAGTGTCGGCCCGACACATACCCAATTCCTACGACCACTCCACCCGACGGGCAACCACCGTGCTCGGCATACATGCCTTCGCCGGTAAATAGGCCAATTTCAACAAACGGCTTATCTGGATCGGTGAGATAAGCAATCCGTTCGCGAGCGGTCAGTTTACCCTTCCGATGCTGGTCTTCAATTTTTTTCGAGCCACCACCAAGCTGAGTTTGAGCGGTTCGTTGGGCGAGTTCGTCGAGAAGAGGTTGCATACATTGGGAATTATATGTAGAGACGCAACCCTTTGCGTCTCCTGACCGGATGGCTTTGGCTAGCGCATAAGAGACGCAAAGAGATTGCCGCACCGACGGACCGGTCTCTACTTTTTAGCAGAATCCGCAGGAGTAACGGTTGTAATGGTCGTGCTGGCCGTCGGGGCAACGTACGGTTTTTCTTTCTTGCCAAAGACTGAAAACTGTACGTACCGTTTAGGATGCTCACGCAGATCGGTTAACAGTTTTTCCAGGCTGGCAGCGGTCTTATTAACGTTGCTATAAAGTGCTTCGTCGGAAGTCAGTTTACCTAACGAACCGCGTCCGTTGTTGACATCGGTCAAAATCCGTTGTAACCCTTCGACCGTTTTGTTTACCGTGCCAAGCGTTTGCTTCAATTGCAAGCCTTGCAGCGAATCGGCGAAGGTATCGGCTTTGGCCAGAATGGGCTTGAGTTGCTTCTCGGTTTCGACCAATGAAGCGGCCAAATGGCTTACACTGGCCAACGTTGCTTTCAGACCGGCCCGATTTTCGGCAATGGTTAAATCGAGTGTTTTCACACCAGCATCGGCACTTTTCAACGTCTGATTCAGCATAACACCTGTTTGATCAAACTGACTAACAACACGGTTCAACTGGTAGGTCAGCGAATCTACATTGTTCAGAACGGGGAGTGTTTTCTCCTTAATCAGCGCCGACAAGCCCGTTTCTTTAACAGCCAGTAACATGCCACCGTCTTCGAGTTCAGGCTTTTGAGGATCTATGGTTAGTTGAATCAACTTACCGCCCAACAAACCGTCATCGACTAAAATAGCTCTTGTTCCTTGTGTAACGCGAATGTCTTTTCGAAGCTCTACCGTAACCAGAAGCTTATTCCCTTTATTCTGTAAAATTTCTATGGATTTAACCCGCCCTACCGATAAGCCATTGATTCTGACTGGATTAGAAGGCACTAATCCATCGATATTATCATAAACAACCCGGTATTTATTTGTTGAATTAAAAAAATCCGAACCCTTTAGAAATCGAAATCCAAAGTAGAACATCGCCAGGGAGACGACAGCTAATAAACCTACTTTTACTTCCTGCGAAACTTTCATGCGTTGTGT
Proteins encoded in this region:
- the gltX gene encoding glutamate--tRNA ligase gives rise to the protein MSTPVRVRFAPSPTGPLHIGGVRTALYNYLFARKMGGQMLLRIEDTDQNRFVPGAEDYILEALRWVGIQIDEGQGVGGPHGPYRQSERREIYQKEAQRLIDEGKAYYAFDTAEELDAMRKQLEEANAPAAQYNAITRTKMRNSLTMKPDEVRARIDAGEPHVIRLKTPRKEEVRLNDLIRGWVNVHSSAIDDKVLLKSDGLPTYHLANIVDDHLMGITHVIRGEEWLPSAPLHVLLYRYLGWEDTMPQFAHLPLLLKPEGNGKLSKRDADLGGFPIFPLQWTDPNTGQVAKGFREDGYLPEATINFLALLGWNPGTEQELFTMDELIASFDIAQVHKAGARFDIQKAQWFNHQYIRQRSDADLAPTVQQQAEAAGFVCSVEKAEKIVALLKGRVNFAHEIFTEAGTIFNAPTSYDEAIATAKWNDDAVRAVTAFRDALQSFEGDFLADTIKHTLSDAMQQAGIKQGKIMQAMRLALTGLGAGPDLMLTMEIIGKDETVGRLEKALETLKVNV
- a CDS encoding four helix bundle protein, with the protein product MSQKTNITKDKSFAFAIRIIRLEQYLRKTKRETVLSKQLLRSGTSVGANIREGYNAESDADFIHKFGIAQKECDETCYWLELLNATDYLDEKQFHSIYADAEALLKIIKSIILTKKQNRV
- a CDS encoding TIGR00266 family protein; translation: MYSHEIDYKIIGEDIQIVEIELDPNETVIAEAGSMLFMEDGITFETKMGDGSQPDQGFLGKLLQAGSRMVMGESLFMTHFTNRGVGKRKVAFSAPYPGTVMPVNLANVYGNTLIVQKDAFLCAALGTKLSIQFNQRLGAGFFGGEGFILEKIQGDGMAFIHAGGVVIERTLNNETLRVDTGCVVGFEPSINFDIQRAGGLRSMVFGGEGLFLATLRGTGKVWIQSMPISKLVQRLSPGSAQSHKEGGSVLGQLGNLFED
- the gldD gene encoding gliding motility lipoprotein GldD, which codes for MLRYSLALFIGLVLAACGSNSADNYVPKPKGFPRFDLPTPSYKLLEATHPYQFEYNSIARILPDTFAKAERDWIFINYPAYHASVQLTYKPVNNDVNRLRAMLDDSYKLAARHNIKAYAIEEKKLRLKSGLEASVIDLSGEVPSQVQFITTDSTKHFLRGALYFNTATENDSLQPVIQYIRKDILHLLNTLKWRK
- a CDS encoding c-type cytochrome, translated to MSELRFTICRTLILALFALSAANAQTRKPAVKAPPKPAAVATKSPGQLIYEQNCLTCHQTNGSGVPNLNPPLRGTDWVLGDKTRLINVLLKGLQGQEIEGDMYDNAMPAHDFLTDVQIADVLTYIRSSFGNKADAITADEVKTARGK
- a CDS encoding acyl-CoA carboxylase subunit beta, whose product is MQPLLDELAQRTAQTQLGGGSKKIEDQHRKGKLTARERIAYLTDPDKPFVEIGLFTGEGMYAEHGGCPSGGVVVGIGYVSGRHCVIVANDATVKAGAWFPITAKKNLRAQEIAMENHLPIIYLVDSAGVYLPLQDEVFADKEHFGRTFRNNAHLSAMGILQVAAIMGSCVAGGAYLPIMSDEALIVEGTGSIFLAGPYLVKASIGEDVDAETLGGATTHTDISGVVDNKYPDDKSCLDAIKRIFDKLGHHETAGFNRVTPALPAKDPEEIYQILPSDRVKPYDMQEIVDRLVDNSEFDAYKPGYGQSLLCGYARIDGWAVGIVANQRKVVKAKGRAGQPVEMQMGGVIYGDAADKAARFIMNCNQKRIPLVFLQDVSGFMVGSRAEQGGIIKDGAKMVSAMANSVVPKFTVVIGNSYGAGNYAMCGKAYDPRLMLAWPTAKMAVMSGASAAKTLLQIQVAAQKAKGQPMTPEEEQAQLTKITDQYNAQLSPYYAAARLWVDAVIDPLQTRQILSEGIAAANHAPITKSFSVGVIQT
- a CDS encoding MlaD family protein, with product MKVSQEVKVGLLAVVSLAMFYFGFRFLKGSDFFNSTNKYRVVYDNIDGLVPSNPVRINGLSVGRVKSIEILQNKGNKLLVTVELRKDIRVTQGTRAILVDDGLLGGKLIQLTIDPQKPELEDGGMLLAVKETGLSALIKEKTLPVLNNVDSLTYQLNRVVSQFDQTGVMLNQTLKSADAGVKTLDLTIAENRAGLKATLASVSHLAASLVETEKQLKPILAKADTFADSLQGLQLKQTLGTVNKTVEGLQRILTDVNNGRGSLGKLTSDEALYSNVNKTAASLEKLLTDLREHPKRYVQFSVFGKKEKPYVAPTASTTITTVTPADSAKK